From the Hevea brasiliensis isolate MT/VB/25A 57/8 chromosome 13, ASM3005281v1, whole genome shotgun sequence genome, the window tgcagcgaaaatgatgtttgatgataGTAAATGCTTctacccatgtattaccacatcaccatacaaagggagaacaaaagtgactgtcttcagtctatagttaatcatggcgtgatgcctagctaaccaatccatgcccaagatgataccataatctctgaagggcatttcaatcaaatctgacaggaaaacatgtccttggatcaccaaaggacagtctctatagattctattgacctggACTTCTtatcctaacagactagttactagcacttcaaaacccatttggacacatggaacagcaagtgaactgactatgctaacactaacatatgagcgggttgaacccggatcaaacaacacaaatacttcttgatcagagatagagaatgttctagctacaacatcggaagtctcagcctcttctcgctgtctcatcgtgtagactctggctgaagcacttccttgtgccgaTCGACCAATCAGTGCTCGATCGCGCGAGCGCTCTCTACTTCTGCCAActaattgtgaacctctgggagtaggactctgaatagatccctcggcagtagtatgagctggaccatatttaggagcactagtgcaatttTTTGCTAAatagcccttgcctccacagttaaaacaggctccagtggcccaataacattcccccccatgaatcttgccacaagtcccACAGGGGCGAGCAGAATATGAACccttgctcgactgctgaccagacctagggggtctctgtccaaaaaatctgcccctaccaaatcttccacctcgacccctgctgggtccactaaatttcttcttcttcccagaagtcccaccagaactctattcaactgatttttcccctttgtctttctctgatttttcaactttttctgatttttcttttgttgggttcgcttctgattcaatcctttctaactcgagtgcttgagacatgagttctgaaaaattgttatgcctgaatcccacaacttgcattctcaaactgggcttcaaaccagtctcaaatcttttGCATCtcgccttgctggtagaaaggagactcccagcataatgacttaagcgggagaactccctctaatactctgccactgatcggttcccttgtttcagactcataaattcttgtaacttttgatccacatatgcatctgggatgtatttctgtctaaactctgtgatgaagtcatcctgtgtcgatCTTGGTGGTTCAAATttgccgtggggatggtcttccactaatcatacacatccccttacagtagagacatagagtattcaaacttcaattcatcttggcagtgcagcttcttaaatactctgtccattctttcaagccattgctctgcctctaaagggtccactatacccttaaatttagtagccccatacttcaataacttatcatactgtctggctggaggtagtagttgtgccacaggtgtctggggtggagcttgagcaggcatacccctagccatttgttgaaacatcgacCATCGCATTTGTGCGAATGCGAAGCAGAAATCGCAGCATttatggggctggtgctactgacccactgacattttgtagagctggggcttccccttgtgccttagcttcaacagattgctcgactgagcgattccCTTCTTCCTTTTCAgtatgaagttagggtatctcctgaacaagtaacacatggagatttccctccgttagttcatatttatgatgtaatgcactgtatgtaacaaatatgaacattgagcagttgtacttaacaaagaaagacacaaattcacaagttaaaacatacttcaaaaatttgctctgataccactaaaacatgtcacaccttacccctctgtaaggcataacatgatcccgtagaatacctaatgaactaccgaactttacctaccaataactcattaagtaccctacaaaggattttaaaacaattttcttatttttgataagtggtgagcattttctaataggtatttataacatttaattaaaattaaatctagttaatatttttggtccattttatttttccgcaaattttataaaaattttgccaaagttctgtctgtatttggagaaaacagttcttcaaatacctaaaaaaaagtacttccaataaattttctcaaccacttcttcaatttcacaaccaaTCTCAATCAATATCAACTCATTCATCAACTTCCAAAAAtcaaatccaccattttcaatatccaacaatcaacaaattccattaatgaatttcattcaattcaaaataaatgctaccattcatatttcattaatgacaaagtaatttatatacaccattgcaaaaatttacatcaaaagaaattcaaactaaattttattacaaactttgtacaagctgctcaagacccattttacatgtccatacatttatgtgcatcataaacatcaaaataaatatttacagttggggtataaattatacctgatataACCTCAGGATgagtcgctccacaatcctcaacaactcactctgctgctcctctagtctctaaatcatgacaaataataaattatcaataagtactaggactcagtggtgcacaacatactaaaataatctttatgcagaattaaaatcacatttattcaaaaattgaactgaacatgagaattaaatataaaacatgaattatgagattttaatccaaacaatttcatttcaaagtatcaaaaccaatttcataaaacccacagttatatcatgccatttgaaacaaatataatctcaatagccagaggctaaggagaaattacatcacaaggctagctagctaaaaTATATGGATATAcattcaaattcctcttctactggcacacctcaacacttcatccagagaaggaatcaaaattcgaaactgattacccccactagtcacgctagtgaggtgttcaaatatatggtcatgacactgtggtttcaaaacttatcttaacaatttgttaaacattgccatttcaaatatacacaattaactttcaacaatttaaatcaaagcatcataaataatgtcacaattcactatttcaaattattcaaaataatatgtagaaaataatttacggaaattatacgttgtgcacaaaccttaagcaagtcgcctcttggccttgactcgattcttcgggttctttcccagtgttcttttcaactgaaatacacaattttatagtgttttagtaccataacttaacataaatccaaaaataaatttaacttcacttttacttagctctaatgtgctaaactcgacgttctttaaattttgtgttttggggttactattcactatactattcatgtcaaattgttgactttctaaggcttaataagtatggaaattccaacttcacccacataccacattttgatcactaaatttgttggttttggttgtttattcaaattctaagtcttttaggcacatttgataatttttagttttggtgtctaaggttgcactattccattggtcattttactgttggaatttgacaaaactttctccatagaaattgttccctattgtcttaagtttattctcctttttgaatcactccaattggagttttgtagctcaagttatagccatttgaaccatggctgccggattggacttaacccagatttctggcaaattttggttctggcagtattaggtcaccaaatttgggtggccaaatgacttgattaatggcataatttgggtttgtgtccttcacgaaagttttaggtctatatctcaaatgtccactagtaaaattttaggtcatttagacctgcctagctcatgttatggccaaatgaacaaacactgttcatttggtcagtttgtacagggcagactgagattttctggatttggtcaatttattcactaggttttggtcactttttgggcatgcttcctaaatgaaaattgtgtcattcagtgtttattttcattcccaattggtctcataccaattggacttgtaaattttcatttttggtccctcaaagggaccttggtcatgctactagcagcatgaccacactcaatccgaatttgatctcaactccaacacttccaacacactttatttggtcaccattgaccatttctcacttcaaattaggtcaaagacatcatttaccaatttttcacatttttgtctctcaaccctaagtgtccaaaccctaaccacactaaattgttgcatttagctaattcaaagtctTTACCCACAATCACttaactaattgaggttcatatacccattcaaatcaatcaaaccatgcaataatacccccatacacatgctggccgaaatttagcttggtccctcaataatttattttatttcattttaagtttatttctaagttaatcaagctataaacacaactaataaactaattttgcaacttaaatccctaacctcaatctttgatgtccaattcttcaattctcttcctttttctttttctcttcctttttctttttctttgctctttcaatcctcttcttaggttgaggtaacaagctttgatgaagtgtttatggaaaatcttaaggttaagtgagggaatttgagcttgagtacaagcttcaatggaagtttaacaatggagagggagagagagaatgagggcagcacatggatgaggaagaagaccaaatgaattttcttttcttttcttttcttttcttttatgtattttgtcttatggaagaccaaaaaatcaatttaattaattataagatttatggcatcatgcatgatgtcatgcatgatatcacctctcttcactttttcattttctcattttctttttttatttattttcttattagtTCTTTACtataattctcgattctaaaattttcttttcttcgattttatttgacagtcaggtcaggagtcagctctcggggtcaattgaccaaattacccctcaccggttcaacccggttcgcaaataactcaatatttcttctggctccctaacctaattatttgactgacttaacaattctttttcgtgattttctcttttccactgtgtttgtaatggtcttaaggaccgcagcgtcacattttacggttcgaaatttgagtttaaatcgacttcgcagtcgttcccgagaaggtcacccatcgctgtgactctcggctcgtttaacttcttatgttctgtttttcttatttatacttaactaattaacaattactaattatttgtgtttatggcttatctagttgtcttaagtgtggttctaatccccttaattgtccggaccaacaccgatcaccggaacagtgaaatataccaggctatgcaaataggggtgttacattctttggCAATGGCTTTGGCATTAGAGTATAAGTTAGAGGTTAAAGCAATCATTCATCCTCAATCTTGCAAAAACTAAACCCAAAGGTTCACCTAACTTAAAACATTTTCTTAAAGCTTGAACACCAATTCTTTTATTATGATAAACCTTATTATAGTAAGCATTTTCTCCATAATTCTTGCACCCATTGGAGAAACCTGGCTTATTAGCCAGCTCATTCATCTTATCTTCCAACTCTACTCCAACATGATACAAATCTAAAAACTTGAAAATTGAAAGATATTACATGTTCTCATGATAAGTGGGCAATAGATTTTCTATGATCATCCTAATTTGTTCTTTCTCCACTGGTCGTTGAGTCATAAGGGCAGCTTTATTCCTCCTTCTCATCAAAAATTCAACCAATAGCTCATTAGGTCTCTATTTAGTAGTCTCTGGGTCTCTTTTATTTACAACCAATGTTGTATTATCTGAATATTGCCTAATGAATGCCCTAACCAAACTATCCCACTCCTTTCTAATTTCTACTTTTAAACCATACCATGAGACAATAGCTTCCTCCAATGATAATGAGAGAAAATTGATAATTTTGAACTTGCTTGGCAATTATATCCATGTTTAGAGTCTCAAATCTTCCATGTCAATCATTCTTCATGCATAAATTGTTTCCTAAGGTCATTCTCAATCCTTTCCATTTTCTCCTTCAAGGTGTGGCATGCCTCACTCACCTTTCTCAtttacttcccttttcctatgaTGATCCTCTCTAACACAGGATTGCTTATCATTGGATTCTCCTTCTATCTCTAATGGTCTTTTAGCTCTCTTGTCTCCCTTCAGTTGTTGCTTTCCAAGTGCCCCAAGAAGTTTTCCCAACATCTCTTCCATTTTTTTACTGTTTGTTATTGCTCTTCGCTTGCCATTTCTTTTCTGGGGATAAGAATATTCTTAGGATGCCTAGAAATGGTTGTAGAACAAAGTATTGGTATGTTATGTATACTAGAtgttaatttagataaatttaccactataaataattaaaattaataattagatATATGTTTTATTATAGTGAGATATTCTCGATGTTGAAGACCATGTATGAACTAGTTTTGGTTTAACTATATTTTGTAATTCTCAAATTCCTGCTTGTATGAGAAAGCTTATGCTATTTTAATATTTTAGGAACTTGTACTTTACTATGTAAAGGATTAGCTCATAAAAATACAGTTTCATTTCTTGTTAAACTATAGACCTAGGATCTAGAGTTGTTGTCATAATCTTTTAATGAACTCTATAGAATAGCTAAAAATCTAGAATTATCAgtaaaatctttattatttaatttaataattaatgttAAAGTTCAAgaatattttgatcaaataatgaaataaaaaaaaagtaggaTAACAATTGCAATATATAGGACCATTAACAAGATTATTAAATTCAGTCAAAGCAAGTAAAGAATttacaaaatttaaatatttagtatCATGTAAACATAAGAAAATAGGAATATCTAAATTAATAGGAAATAAATGTTTAATACCTGAACCATACTTGtatgtaaaaatttatatttttcttataattttcaATAGTAATGGGAGAAAATAAAGTTAATGATTAATAAGCTTGATTTAAAGAAATAAGTTGTCTATtcgtttaataaaataatttgtaataataaaaaaatttttataaatgtaGTTAATATTTTGGTTGGAGATAGATTGATTAtgtaattgattttctatttaaataatattatattcttAAATATCAAACTCTCCTTCATTTAAACTTGAAAGAGAGGTAGAAGATAAAAGATCTCTTAAACTAATACTTAAAAAAAGAATCCATAACATTTTACTGTATTTTGCAAAACTTTCTACTGGAAGATGGAGTTGATAGCTAACGAACACTCAAAACTATGTTTCAATATAAAAACTACTCTAAACACAATTAAAAATCTTatacatttattttaattttaattattgaattaatatattaatataaataaaaaaattatatttaatcaatatttttaaattttaatataattaaataacacGTGAACTTttatcataataaatttattcacTATAATCTATCTATTACTATTAAGTATAAACAGAGCTTTGTTGTTAAGTGAAaatttttattgcaatttttttgGAAGACCTCGTAGTTTGGCTTTTAttagtcttttatattttttttttagtttttaattaataatttaattatatttcataaaattttagtagaaaaatttttagtatttcaacattttattcaatttaattttatattaattaattaatattttataataattaaattatatatatatatatatatatatatatatatatatatatatatatatatatttcaaataaggaaaaaggaaaatataaattatagaatGGTAATCCGTAAGCAAGTTCTGCTCCTGCAGAACCACCACTAAAATTTAGATTAGCAGAGTGATAGAGTAAACCTGGAGAGAAGTCGAAGAAAAGCACAACCAAAATGTTGATAACAGTGAGAGAAGCATGTCCTTTCTCCCCCGTTTGTTTCAACTTCTCTTCTCTTTCTAGTCTCAATTTCTCCAAACCCTCTCTCAGACTCAAAGCCTCTGTCTGCAGTGCCACCTTCTCTGTCCAAAGCAAACCCAGCACCACCAAGCCCTGGAACACTGCCTTTAACTCCAAAAGgtacttcttttcctttctttttgggaTACCCTTTTCGGTTTTTGTTTTATATTCCCAtctttcactttcattcatttatcAAATTGGATTGCTTGTAACTTTCTCCTAAATGGGTAATCTGTTTGTGCTACAAGGGCAatgaataccattaatgaatAATAATACGATTAGGAATTCTGGGTGGAATTGCAAAGAATTGGAATGGGAGAAAAAGTCAAGCCTACCTTCGAGCTATGGAATCGTGATGactagaattgtataatttacaaGTGCTAACTTTTTGGAAATGTTTAGCAGGATTACAAGTTCAAAACGTGGTAGCTAGAAGTGTTTCTGAAATCAGTGTGGCAGTTCAACATAAATGCGCTATTACATATTTATGAAAAACAGAAGTTGAGCTGCCAAGGTTTTATGATGAAAATTATTTGGTGATTGATTTCTTGTTTTGGTATAGCGTCCAATTAAATCACAAAGAGGGTAGATTTGAAACAGTATTATGACGGTTGGACTTGAGGgggcaaaaaataaaataagtattttGCAGAATGAGGTACAAGAACCTTAATGACAAAAGCCTTCTCAGTTTATGAAATTTAGCTGGATTTAACTAGTATGGTATCTTAGTATCTTACACAATATCTAATGTAACCCCTTCAAGGAAAAGATCAATTGTTTGTTACACTTGATCTGAATTAATGTGAAAGAAGGCTTACTTGAAGTATGATTCCTGATAATTTTTTCTCCTCAGCAATCTTTTAATTTTGCATACATCCTCCTGCCTCCTCCCCCAACACCACCCTCCACAACACCCCCCACCCCCACCACCACCCACCCCCCCCTTGCTATGAGTATTCCAATATCTTGGCGCTTCTAGATAGATGTTTCATTCATGTTACATAATGAGGAAACTACATTTCTATCCGTTTTACATATTATGACACTAAGCAGCGTGGTCAACTGGTTTGGAAAGTctattcaatatctcaatataaaAAGCTATTCATTGCATGTCTGAACTAGAAGGTAACATGAAATAGTATCTACTAGTTTTCTTCAAAATTGGATTAAAATTCCTgaactagatttgatttcaaaaaCTGTGTTTTTAAGGGTGTTGAAATCTTCACTTTAGTAAGCTTCAATCATATTTGAATTAGTACTTTTGTAATTCATATAATCATGAACAAAataaatcctttttttttctccACTCCTGAACATTTACTAGAAATCTGGTTATTCTGCATTTGTTGTAATATTTCTCTCTCTTGATGACTGGAATTCCTTCACAGCTGTGAGAGCTCAGTCTTTGATCCCTTGGGTATTAATTCAGATGTATATTGTGGACTAGATTCTGCTTGGGAAAGCATACTAGCCTTGTTATCACCAATATTTGAGAGTGCCTCAAGTACAAAAAAAGATAAGCCTTCTGCTCGAGGAGTTGCAGGTCTGTTTTCCAATTTGATGTCTTGAAAGTTTTCAAGTTGCAAATTATATTATTAGTTCTTAGAAATTAAGCAGAATTGTTTTACACTTGCAGCTGCAATTGAAGACAGTTCCATTGATTTTGGGGACTTCTTCAAAGGCCCATTGCCAGGAAAGTTTCTCCAGCTTCTGGGATTCCTGGCTCTGTCCCGTCTTGGAATATATATACCCCTTGGTGGGGTAAACAGAGATGCTTTTGCTGGAAATTTAGATCAGAATAGCTTATTGAGCACTTTAGATTCATTTTCTGGGGGAGGCATTGGTAGACTTGGAATATGCTCCCTCGGTATTGTTCCCTTCATCAATGCACAGATTGTGTTTCAGCTTCTTGCTCAAGTTTACCCCAAGTTACAAGATCTTCAGAAAAGAGAAGGTGAAGCTGGAAGAAAGAAAGTTCTCCAGTATACTCGATATGCTTCAGTTGGGTTTGCTATAGTACAGGTATGGAACTCAATATTCAACTGAATAACGGTTAACTAACTTGAACCAGGAGGCCTTGAACCTGAACAAACTATTGAATTcccttggttttggttgtttggtGCTAGACTTTTTGTATTAATGATTACATGTTTAGAGTAAATTAAAATTCAGTGGGAGGATAAGCCAGTGATTTAGGTCTTTTCCTAACAAAAGAGACTTAGATTGATTGAGAAAATGAGTGATGGTGTGTCATAAAAGGAAAAATGTTAAGACAACCATCACATGCAGAAACTTCTGAGTGTAAGCATCCATTACTGGAAAGTTTTCTCTTCATCATCCAAAGAGGTAAAATGGTTTACCTGAAAGAAAATGTTTTTTTACAAACTGATTTGGACTGTTTAAAATTAGGCAAATGGTTAGATCTTAGATTTATTTGTTGTATGGTTAGCATCATGTGTCAGTCTATGGAGAAAGTTGTAATTATTATATATTCTGTCTGAAATTTTTTGAAATCCAGATCAATATTTCATCTTACATTACTTGGTAATGTACTTTATAGAAATCAATGTTTCATCTTACAGTACTTGGTAATGTGCTTTATAAAATGTCAGTTAGCTTTCCTGTAGCATCCTCttggacttttttttttcctcattacAGGCGATTGGCCAAGTTCTTTACCTTCGTTCCTATGTCAATGACTTCAGTACACAGTGGGTTCTGACATCTGTTACTCTATTGACACTTGGTTCTGTATTTACAACCTACATTGGGGAACGAATCTCTGACCTAAAACTTGGCAATGGCACATCTCTTTTGATATTCACAAGTATCATTTCCTATTTGCCGGCA encodes:
- the LOC131171876 gene encoding preprotein translocase subunit SCY1, chloroplastic-like; amino-acid sequence: MLITVREACPFSPVCFNFSSLSSLNFSKPSLRLKASVCSATFSVQSKPSTTKPWNTAFNSKSCESSVFDPLGINSDVYCGLDSAWESILALLSPIFESASSTKKDKPSARGVAAAIEDSSIDFGDFFKGPLPGKFLQLLGFLALSRLGIYIPLGGVNRDAFAGNLDQNSLLSTLDSFSGGGIGRLGICSLGIVPFINAQIVFQLLAQVYPKLQDLQKREGEAGRKKVLQYTRYASVGFAIVQAIGQVLYLRSYVNDFSTQWVLTSVTLLTLGSVFTTYIGERISDLKLGNGTSLLIFTSIISYLPASFGRTVAQAFQDGNYVGLVTIIISFFLLVLGIVYVQEAERKIPLNYASRYTSRSGLQKSAYLPFKVNSSGVMPIIFSTSSLALPGTLARFTGISALKKAAVALNPGGSFYLPTNILLIAFFNYYYTFLQLDPDDVSEQLKRQGASIPLVRPGKSTAAFLKTVLSRISVLGSGFLAILAAGPAVIEQITNLTAFRGFAGTSVLILVGCATDTARKVQAEIISQKYKNIEFYDDDRHGP